AAAATAGGAACAAGACCGGATGAACGAACTGGACGGCAGCTCGCCAGGTCCAAAGAGGCGTAGCGTCGAGACCCGTCAGAGGACCGTGAACGGGCTTCTTCAGTGGGGCGCGAGCGATGATGCATGGACGGCAGCCGGGGTCGCGCTGAGTCGTATTTCCAACCGACCGAGGGCCTTCCCTGCTTCCCCTTGAGCCCTTTCGATTgcgctgcggcggcgtctgCACTTGGACTGGTTGGTGGCCGGTGGTTCTGGGTCCACGGCCAGGAATGGACTGACCCGGCAGGGGAACAGGGGGGGCGTGACAGGGggaggcggccgggagggaaggaggaggagattTGGCGTCAAGCCAGTGAAGCCACCCAGCCAGCATGAGGCAATATTGGCACCTCCCGCCGCTCCGCCAACCCAATGGAAGCATCCCCTCGGTCACCACCAGCGCCTGTTTTCGGTGCGCgttggttttttttttgtttttttttttgttgcaTTTTTGCACCTGCCTCCCCATTGCACTTTGCACCTGCATCTGTGCCTGGGCCGTACCCCACTTGCTCCTGGAGGAGGTTAGGGAGGGACGAAGATACAGACTGGTCAGTGTGTACAGGTACAGGACAGATACGTACAGAATGGGCTGGTCATAAGCGAAGCCTGGAAACCTTGGACCTTGGGGGCTGGACAGGACAGGATGTGCAGGTTGACGTCGTACAGTCGCCTTGGGGTCCGCTATGAAAAGCAATGCCCTAATCTGAGCGCCGGGAGATACTTGGGGCGTTGGAGTCCCGGCTCCCCGGGCCACTCGAACGACGAAGTCAATAACACGAGGGAGCGCGTACTtgtgatggatggatacACTGCATGCGAGGAGACACGCGCAGGCAGGCGGGTGGCATGAAGGGGGTAAACAACCTTATCATCGAGCAATTTCCACGGCCGGCCAACCAGGCAGCCTCGGaaacggcggcagcgggcggCGATGGACAACCTACCACGGGCACGAACAGGAGACGAGGTCCCCGAGCATTCAAATTCGTGAGGGCGGCTGACTGAACATGCCAGCGGACGGTCTAGAACCGCATCGGCGTTGCAGGGTCGCAGCGAAGGGGGACGCAGGCGGCCGTTCATTGGCACCGACTTGGAATTGGTTGTCGGCTTGTTGTCTCTGAAGTGCGGCCAAACCCGTGGTACGCTAGAATGACGACCCGAGAGTCGAAtgagcaaaaaaaaaaaaaaaaaaccaagaCGCGACGAccgacggcgggcgggagATGACCTCCATGATCTTCCGCTTTGGGAATTGTCGTagtcgtggtcgtggtcgtggtcgcggtcgcggtcgTCGTAAGCCGTGACCACCGGCGCCCGGGCCAATTCTGGCCGTGCATTGCGTGCCAATGTCCGACCTGGCGGCTGCTGCGCCTGAAGTTGTGGGGGGGACGGACAACCGTTCGGTCGTCAGTCCTCAGGTGGGAGTCCCCAGCGTTGATCTTTTCATTCACCTGGCACAGCTGGCACCCCATTTCCTGTCTTCAACGAAACCTTGGAGCATCCGCATCCTCGTCCACATCCTCATCCGCACCCGCATTTCTATTTCCAGGCCGCTGAGATCGACCGCCGCACCCTTTGTGTGCCGGCATTGCGTGACCTGCGCGACCCGTCAGCTGTACCTCAGCGGTCGCATCGCCCCTCGCGACTGGCGAATGACGAAACGCAGGGGGGCCACAACCTGTGCGTGAGAGTGTGTGCGCGTGTGCATGCATGCAcaaggcgagggcgagggctGCATATCCTGCAAATGTGCATCGCCAAGGAGAGGGGGGTTTGTGACGTCCCGACAAGAAGAATTAATGAACTTGGAAAGTGCCAGATCGACTGGGCCAATCATCGCGGGGTTCGATCGGGCAGGGTGGACTGGACTGGGCTCTCGAGATCCGCGTACCTTCCCACttcacggcggcggtggaagACGCGGCAAGAGTCAGGAGGGTCTGGAAAGAAGTCCCAGTCGCCGCGCCACGGCTTTCTCTCCAGCCGTTCCTGACCCGACGGGAGACCGACCGTCTGTGTCCAGTGATCTTCCCGGAGTGGAAGTTGGCCGGTGCATCTGGAGATGGGGGGTTCTTCCCAGGAAGACATAGTGCTCCTCCGACTAGGCAATCCATGGTTCTTCTCACGACCTCGGGAGTTTgcccctttttttttttcattCGGGTTCCGATCATCTCACCCACGATCCGTCAGCTTCCGTCATCCGTCATCGGCCACCCGCCCTGACTGAAGAAGGGTTTTTACAGCTCCATCCAGGCTCAATGAACCTCAATAAACCGTCAATGGGGCCTTCGCTCCCATGCAGCTGGCTGCGTCATTGGCCCTGGGATGGCCGGCAAATTAACCGAAGGCTTCCAACACCACTCCAAATGGGAACTTGACGCCATCCCAAAGCGCCCCCAAGACACTGCCACTGACTGCCATTGACTGCCATTGACTGTCGATGCCTGCTATTGACCGCCACTAACTAAACCCTGGTCACCAACAAGGCGTTGTCATTCTCGAGCCCACGGGGCTGCCTGGAAGTGGCCGGATTGACGAGGCGGAACTCCAACCGCCCATGAGAGTCCGTACGATGTAGTCTAATAAACCCCCGACTCTGACCACCCAATACCACCGCAAGAGCCAGCCAAGCATGAACCTCATCTACCTATACGTGCCAAACCCCCAAACGCGTCGTGGACGATTGCTCGCGCAGTCTTTCGTGCTCCCACCGGATGCGGCGGCCCGCACGTTGccctccatcatccattCCAAACTCAATTTATTGCCGCCTTCGGCTCCTTGCAGAAGGGATGCTCCCTCCAACCTTCGAGAAGTCTCGGTCGGCATCCTTTTGGCTGGCAACCATCATTGGCGAGAGTTCGCATCTTGCCCAAAGTGGTGTCATTCGACGACGAGTCgcgtcccctccccccctggGAGCCGATACGCCGGCAGGAATAACATCTCACGGACCCAGGTTCCGCGTGTCTGAGTGCCACACGGCCCCAAAGAGAATGGCCATGACTGCATGAAAATGCCTTTGCTGGCTAACACACACAACCCGACTCTCTTGGATTTCCCAACGCGGCGGGCTAGTGCCCTGGCGGCGCGAGGTCTATCGATTTGGCTTTCGTGGTGCCTCTCCTAGTTGACGGGTTCCTGCGCCTCCTTGCATGCCGTTGCGTGGAAGCCGCTCAAGCGCtcgctcgccggcgtcgcaATTTTGTGCAACGGCGCCACAGATCGCGCGGCCCAGGAATGGAATCGTGCCGCTTGCGGGCGTCCTCGAACCGGCTGGCCGATGACTGACGTGTTCCCATATCTATTCTTCGAGTCGATTGGCGTCCCTATCCGAGGCCACCGCGCGCACCATCCGGCAGGATCTCGCAGAGCTGCGTTTCCATACCAACAGTCCAGTCTCGCTCGCCCACCCTACGACTCGAGGCGGCTGCCGTATGAGCCAGAGTAACCCCCGCCGTCGGCTCGCCCGCGTCTCGAAGCATTTAGAACGGCGCTCCCGCCCGCACGGATGTTGCACGAACACACAACATGACTTGTCCGATGTTGCTCACCGACGGCCGTCTCTGCCCAGTCTTCTGTCGAACGTTGCACCACTTCGTCGGGGCGACCAAAGTGCCACGGGCTCAGAACACGATGTCGCCGAGACAGTCAGTGGCTGAAAATTTCCGCCACATGCCTGGCGGCGAGCCGCAGACTGGGATCGGCCACTCTGTGCAGATGACCAATGGAGCTCGTCGCGTGCCTTCGGTGCAAAGGCTCCAAGACAGGTCTCATCACCACGCCCTGCCGCAACGCATGTCTGACACATGTTGGGGCAAGCgagcggtggcggcggcggcaatcACACGGCGTCGGCAACGACGTATGCCTCATCTCGTTTCGGTCGCGGCCAAGCGAGCAAGGGCGGAGGAGAGCTCCCTCCCAGGCCGACCGGACGGACGGCTACGTGGAGCACGACCGCCAAGCGATGTCTACGTGGGACACGGCCGCCAAGCGACGTCTACACCACCATGGAGCGCCCTTGCTTGGAATCGTGAAAGACTAACGTTTCAGTTGTAGGTGTGTCACGGAGCACAAGGTCTTGTTTACCGATCTTCGAGAACGGGGCCCTGCCGCCGTCCGTGAGGCCCCGAGATCGTATCCACGCGGAAGAGATGCAGGCAGGTCGGCAGCTCCGCTGTGCTCCGTGTGACCGGCCCCGCGCCCGGCCCGCGCGGGTCGTCCAGACCGTGCCGCACGGCGGGCCGCTTTAAAAGGACGCCGTCCGACCCTTGGACTTGGGTGCATCTGAGGGTGCACACCATCCAGCATAAGCTCCGCGGGAGCCGGCGGCCCGGGTTTGTGTTCACGGATGTTGGGAGGACCGGCAAGGTCAAGTGGTCGGTCTGCTTGGGTATATAGAATGGAATTACTTCAAGTGAGTGGGTACATCATGTACCGGAGGGGGGAGTCCTGACCTCTCAACCCTGCTCATTAAACCAAAGGCTACAGCAACCCGACGTACTTCTCATACctctcgtctctctctctctctctctctctctctctctctctctctaaaCCCCCTTTTGTTGTGGAAGCGGCCAGTCTATGCCGTGCAATCCCCCATTATACCAGTCCCGAATGATGAGAAAGAAAACGCCCAACAATGCAAAACAGACATGGACCATGGTCATGATCCGGATATCTCTGGACACACACAGAACCTCCGCGCACGGATGCAAGTTCGCAACAAATCAAACACGTGCCCCATGCACTCAGCTGTTCTTCTCCAACGACTGCAGGTTGACCAGCTCGGCGTAGCGGCCGTTCATCTTCATCAGCTCGGCGTGCGtgccctgctcgacgatgcgTCCCTGGTCGAAGACGTAGATGATGTCGGCCTTCTGAATGGTGCTGAGGCGATGGGCGACGGCAATGGTGGTGCggcccttggcggccttgtcgagggcggcctggaCGACGTGCTCCGACTCGGAATCGAGGGCCGACgtggcctcgtccagcagcaggatcTTGGGGTCGCGGATGAGGGcgcgggcgatggcgatgcgcTGCTTCTGGCCGCCGGAGAGCAGGGCGCCCTTGCTTCCGACGACGGTGTTGAAGCCCTCGGGCATCGACACGATGAAGTCGTAGATGTTGGCCTCGCGGCAGGCGAactcgatggcctcgtccgtGACCTCGCTgttggcgccgaggacgatgttCTCCCTGATGGTGCCCTGGTAGAGCGTGGGCTCCtggctgacgagggcgatgaagGAGCGGTACTCGTTGACGTTGAGGGTGCTGatctccttgccgtcgacgaagatGGCGCCGGAGAGGGGGTCGTAGAagcgctcgaggagggcgatggtggtggaCTTGCCGCAGCCggaggcgccgacgagggcgacgtaCTGGCCCGGGCGGATGACGAGGTTGAGGCCGCGCAGGACGGGCTGCTCGGGGCGGGTCGGGTAGCGGAAGTGGACGTCGCGGAACTCGAGggtgccgtcgacggcgtcgaggctgGCGCCCTGCTCGGACCAGGTGTCGATGGTGGGCTTGCGGTCGAACAGCACCTTGAGCTCGTGGGCGGCCTGGTGGGCCTTGCCCATGTCGGgggcgaaggagaagatggacCCGGCGGACTGGGcgccgaagatgacggcGGAGAAGCAGACGAAGAACTGGAACATGTCGTACTCGCGGTTGGCGATGAGGGTGCCGCCGTACCAGAAGCCGAGGGCGAAGGCCAGGAACATGAAGGACTGGGAGGCGGCAAAGAGCAGGCTGGACTTGAGGATGGAGATGAGGCTGCTGCGCTGCTGGATGGCGAGGGAGGCCTGGTACTGGCGGatgacgtcgtcctcgcggGTGAGCGAGGCGACGGTGcggatggccgagatggcctcGGACGCGTAGCTCGCCGAGTTGGAGTAGGCCGTCTTGGAGCGGCGCTGGAAGTGGGCGAGCATCCAGAAGCGGAAGAAGCCGCAGCCGATGAGGATCGGGATGGTCGCGGTGCAGACGAGCGCGAGCTTCCagccgatggcgatggcgagggcCAGGGCGGCGATCAGGGTCGTCGACACCATGAGCAGGGTGCCGAGGGTGACGCCGCTGAGGCCGGCCAGGTGGGTTGTCTCGGTGGACAGGAAGGAGGTGAGCGCGCCGGCCGTGTTCTCGTCTTtgtcgaagaaggcgacgTCCTGGCGCAGCATGGTGCGGAAGGCCTGGTCGCGCACGCGGTGGATGAGCCTCTCGGAGCACTtggcgaagacgatgccctggacgacgaaggcgatgaACTGCACGCCGGCGAGCATGAGGTACATGGCGCTCCAGAAGTCCGAGTCCTTCTTCATCTGGTGGCGGACGGCGTCCGGGGTGGCGTCGGTGATCGGGTACGACAGGGTCATGATCTGCTtggcgaagaagacggcctgggtggggttgccgccgccgcagatgatggagaagaagaggccgaTGAGCATGAGCTTCCACTCCTTCTTGTTGAAGGAGGCGATGAGCTTGATCAGCGTCCACAGGCCGTACTtggcctcgccctcctccttccgGTTCTGGAGGGCGATGCTCGACAGGGACTTGGAGGTGGTCGTGCGCTGCATCTTGGCCGCcatgtcgtcctcggggtcgGCGACGTAGCCCTTCTCGGAGACGCGGGACTTTTGGCGgatgatctcgtcgtcctcggcgtcgatggcctcctcctcctcggggtCCAGCTCGTTGACGCGGGCAATGTTCTGGGCGGTGACGAGGTTGTAGTAGGCGCCGTGCTTCGCGAGGAGCTCGTTGTGGGTGCCCTGTTCGACGATGCGGCCGTTGGACATGACGACGATGTTGTGGGCGTCCTTGATGGTCGACAGGCGGtgggcgatggtgatggtggtgcggccctcggcggcgacctcgagggcggcctgcACGACGCCCTCGGACTTGGTGTCCAGCGCGGAggtggcctcgtcgaggaggagaactGGGTTGGGAGTGTCaacggagggggggggcgctCGTCATGACGGGGGAACGACCGGGACAGCGacagaagaaaaaaacttACTCTTGGGgtcggagacgacggcgcgggcgatggcgatgcgctgcttctggccgccggagaggaggaagccaCGCTCGCCGACGTTGGTCATGTAGCCCTCGGGGAGGCCGGTGATGAAGTCGTGGGCGTTGGCCATCCTCGCGGCGTTCTCGaccagcttcttctgctcctcgtcggagGCGCCCTCGTGCTGGGTGCCGATGAGGCCGTACCGGATGTTCTGGTAGATGGTGGTGGCGAAGAGGGTGGGCTCCTGGCTGACGAGGGCCATCTGCTGGCGGAGCCAGCGCAGGTTCAGGGTGCTGATgtcgtggccgtcgaggtAGACGGAGCCGCGCACGGGGTCGTAGAAgcgctcgacgaggccgacgatggtgctcttgccggagccggaggcGCCGACCAGGGCGGTGGTCTTGCCGGCGGGGATGTTCAGGGACACGTCCTCCATGACGGTGACCTCGGGGCGGGACGGGTAGATGTGCTTGATGTTCTCGAGGCGgatggcgccctcgacggcgtcgagcttgatgccgtcgtcggtggaGGGGTCGAGCGGGGAGACGCGGTCGATGGTGTTGTAgatcttggcggcggcggcgatggccgtGGTGAAGGCCTGGACGTTGGGGGCGACGTTGCCGAGGTTGAAGGCGCCAATCATGATGGACatcatgatgatgaggatgtTGGACAGGGcgatgccgtcctcgatgaGGAACTTGCTGCCCTGCCAGAAGGCGAGGCCGTAGTTGAGGTACAGGATGGTCATCATGAGGGCGACCatgacgccgatggcggACTTGACCTTGTAGCCGTACAGCTCGGCCTTGGTCAGGTGGACGTCGTACTGCTTGGCGAGGCGGTCCTGGGTGCCGAAGGCGATGGCGTTGCGGATGGAgctgatgacctcgtcggcgaggctgccgccgtggGCGTACGACTCGATGGACTGCTTGCTGTACTTGACGATGAAGGTggagccgccgcccatgctcaggaggagggcgacgacggtggaCAGCAGGATCAGCGTGAGCTTCCAGTAGTGGACGAAGCCGATGATGAAGGCCGAGATGAaggtggcgagggcggcgagggtgaggcCGACCTTTTCGGAAATGCCGTCCTGGATCAGGTTGGTGTCGGCGGTGATGCGCGTCGTCACCTCGCCGGCACCCAGCTTGTCGAAGAAGCCAATGTTCTGGCGCATGCAGCTCTGGAGGTAGTGCTCGCGGATCTTGGCGCTAATGTGCTCTCCCgtgtctgtgtgtgtttgGCGGGCCGGGGTCAGCGGGGGTTCATTCGGCAGGCCCGTGGttttggggggaggaggggggagcgCCAAACAAACAAAAACTTACAGATGAAGCCGACGGTGCTCACGTACTGGCACACGaagacgccgatggcgaggtaGACAAAGTACAGGACCAGGCCGGCCATCTCGCTGTTGAAGTCGTCCTTGGACGACTGCCCGTTGAAGTAGCTCTGAAAGGTGCCCTGCAGGTTGCCGAAGATGACGGTCATGAGCggcagggcggcgccgacgacgatggaggtgaaggcggcggcggcgaggatgaggaggtcGTTGGTCGAGGAGTAGCGGTACAGGGTCATGAtgccggccttgacctcgggGGTGAAGACCTGGCGCTTGAggatggcggcctcgtctGCGGGGAGGTGCTCGTaggggtcgtcgtcggcgtctttGGGCGCGACAGCCTTGGAGTCGGCCTTTTCGAGGTTGTTGATCGCGGTGTTTGGGTTCTTGGGCTGGCTCGAGGCGTCCACCTCGGTCGAGCCGCCGTGCGACGACGCCCTGTCCGAGTGTCCTtggtgggcggcggccttctcagACGTCTCGGCCAGGTTCTGGGCAGCCCCGACGGGCTTGTCGTCTTGGAGCGTCATGTTGGCGGTTTCCTAGACAGGCGACGAGAAGAGGCGGGTCTTGTTGCGCCGGTATGCGCAGCGCGCCagcaggggggggagaagacgTTGACTTCTCCAAGCGCGATAGCGAGGAGGCAGAGGATATCGTCGCTGACGGTTCGTGATGCGAGGTTCACGGGGTGTGTTGCTGTAGTGACGAGTGTTTCTTCTTCAATCTGCCTTAGTCCATGAGagggtgacggtgacggcggcggcggcggcggcggcggggtgagagaggcagaggcagaggcagaggatAACGAAagtcgacgatggcgaaaGCCAAGAAATCTTTTTGTAGCTGATCAGAGGGAGATCGTCCACAGGCGCAAACGAAAGATCAGCGTGGGTAGGCAAAGAAAAAAGAGGTGGAAAGCAGGAGCAACATCAAcaagcaacagcagcagcggtaATCGGTTGGC
The genomic region above belongs to Colletotrichum higginsianum IMI 349063 chromosome 2, whole genome shotgun sequence and contains:
- a CDS encoding ABC transporter; its protein translation is MTLQDDKPVGAAQNLAETSEKAAAHQGHSDRASSHGGSTEVDASSQPKNPNTAINNLEKADSKAVAPKDADDDPYEHLPADEAAILKRQVFTPEVKAGIMTLYRYSSTNDLLILAAAAFTSIVVGAALPLMTVIFGNLQGTFQSYFNGQSSKDDFNSEMAGLVLYFVYLAIGVFVCQYVSTVGFIYTGEHISAKIREHYLQSCMRQNIGFFDKLGAGEVTTRITADTNLIQDGISEKVGLTLAALATFISAFIIGFVHYWKLTLILLSTVVALLLSMGGGSTFIVKYSKQSIESYAHGGSLADEVISSIRNAIAFGTQDRLAKQYDVHLTKAELYGYKVKSAIGVMVALMMTILYLNYGLAFWQGSKFLIEDGIALSNILIIMMSIMIGAFNLGNVAPNVQAFTTAIAAAAKIYNTIDRVSPLDPSTDDGIKLDAVEGAIRLENIKHIYPSRPEVTVMEDVSLNIPAGKTTALVGASGSGKSTIVGLVERFYDPVRGSVYLDGHDISTLNLRWLRQQMALVSQEPTLFATTIYQNIRYGLIGTQHEGASDEEQKKLVENAARMANAHDFITGLPEGYMTNVGERGFLLSGGQKQRIAIARAVVSDPKILLLDEATSALDTKSEGVVQAALEVAAEGRTTITIAHRLSTIKDAHNIVVMSNGRIVEQGTHNELLAKHGAYYNLVTAQNIARVNELDPEEEEAIDAEDDEIIRQKSRVSEKGYVADPEDDMAAKMQRTTTSKSLSSIALQNRKEEGEAKYGLWTLIKLIASFNKKEWKLMLIGLFFSIICGGGNPTQAVFFAKQIMTLSYPITDATPDAVRHQMKKDSDFWSAMYLMLAGVQFIAFVVQGIVFAKCSERLIHRVRDQAFRTMLRQDVAFFDKDENTAGALTSFLSTETTHLAGLSGVTLGTLLMVSTTLIAALALAIAIGWKLALVCTATIPILIGCGFFRFWMLAHFQRRSKTAYSNSASYASEAISAIRTVASLTREDDVIRQYQASLAIQQRSSLISILKSSLLFAASQSFMFLAFALGFWYGGTLIANREYDMFQFFVCFSAVIFGAQSAGSIFSFAPDMGKAHQAAHELKVLFDRKPTIDTWSEQGASLDAVDGTLEFRDVHFRYPTRPEQPVLRGLNLVIRPGQYVALVGASGCGKSTTIALLERFYDPLSGAIFVDGKEISTLNVNEYRSFIALVSQEPTLYQGTIRENIVLGANSEVTDEAIEFACREANIYDFIVSMPEGFNTVVGSKGALLSGGQKQRIAIARALIRDPKILLLDEATSALDSESEHVVQAALDKAAKGRTTIAVAHRLSTIQKADIIYVFDQGRIVEQGTHAELMKMNGRYAELVNLQSLEKNS